TACCTGGATGAGAAGCTTCATTCCCAAGGGATGAAGGCGTCTGCGTTGTTTGATTTGACGTTTGTGTGGCCATGTTTCGACGGAAAAGGCGTAGGACGGGAAAAGAAAAAGGGGCTGCGTCTCTTGCCTCTGGTTCAGCCGCGACCGTTGAAGGTCAGGATCAATGAAGCGCGTGAGATGAGGAGGGGGCGAGAGGACGAGGACGTAAAGAGAGCGATAGATGAGAAAAAAGAGAAAAAAGAAAAGCACCGTCCGGAGCTGGATTCCGGGGCCGGGTCCCAGCTGGATTCCGGTTGGGTCCGGTTGGGTCCGGTTGGGTCCGGTTGGGTCCGGTTGGGTCCGGTTGGATTTTGGCTGACGGACGGTGTTCCTGATATGGTTTCTTAAAGGGGAATGCGGTGCGCTTGGTTTAGCGACGCACAACCAAACCGATCAAAAATCCAACACCCAATGCGGTGAGCACGGATTTGGTTGGGTTCTGGCGGATGTATTCCTCGGCATCAGCGTGGGCTTCGCGAGCCTTTACTTGTCCGTGTTGGATTTGTTCTCCGGCGGCTTGTTTGATCTGTTGGGTTTTGACAGCGGCAGCTTCTTTGATTTCGCTGGCTTTGCTGCCGGCGACTTCGCGGATTTGGCTGG
This genomic window from Oceaniferula marina contains:
- a CDS encoding DUF883 family protein, with the translated sequence MEETFADPSIQHADEKTSPVPLRDKAGKLAHEAGAKAQQIKDSAVEKASQIREVAGSKASEIKEAAAVKTQQIKQAAGEQIQHGQVKAREAHADAEEYIRQNPTKSVLTALGVGFLIGLVVRR